The Dehalococcoidia bacterium genome has a window encoding:
- a CDS encoding biotin transporter BioY, producing MKINKNSNTIKKSNLIVSDRSVLVKLFISILLIFLTGLFAQFRFFIPGNPVPITFQTMGILLMGGILGPKWGFSASLGYIFIGLAGLPVFQGGNGGWNYSIGVTGGYLIGFVLSSLLVGLLVSKGLSGSKSIWAYIVGTMAVYIPALIWLSIFDFGWPDKGELLSQAVYPFLIGDMIKAIVASMLTMGISYSNLKNYLYKK from the coding sequence TTGAAAATTAACAAAAATTCAAATACTATAAAAAAATCTAATCTTATTGTTAGCGATAGATCAGTATTAGTTAAGCTTTTTATTTCAATTTTGTTGATTTTTCTTACTGGTTTATTCGCTCAATTTAGGTTTTTTATTCCAGGAAATCCCGTTCCAATAACATTTCAAACTATGGGAATATTACTAATGGGTGGTATTCTGGGACCCAAATGGGGCTTTTCTGCTTCACTAGGATACATATTTATAGGATTAGCAGGCTTACCTGTCTTTCAGGGAGGAAATGGAGGATGGAACTACTCTATTGGTGTAACTGGTGGATACTTAATAGGATTTGTTCTTTCATCACTTTTAGTCGGATTACTAGTCAGCAAAGGATTAAGTGGTTCTAAAAGTATCTGGGCATATATTGTAGGGACTATGGCTGTATATATTCCAGCATTAATTTGGCTTTCTATTTTTGATTTTGGTTGGCCAGATAAAGGTGAGCTTTTATCTCAAGCAGTATACCCTTTCTTAATTGGCGATATGATTAAGGCTATAGTTGCTTCGATGTTAACTATGGGAATAAGTTATTCAAACTTAAAAAATTATCTTTATAAAAAATAA
- the ung gene encoding uracil-DNA glycosylase, producing the protein MKKKIRLPKGWKEKLADEFEKEYMLKIKQFLLDSYNSGKEIYPKKSEIFNAFNYCDFKDVKVVILGQDPYHGPGQANGLCFSVNDDISNPPSLTNILKELKKDLSYEKKNQTGNLKNWAEQGVFLLNTTLTVEKNKPLSHSKIGWDIFTDKVIEILNKHKKNLVFILWGNHAQKKIEKIDVCDHLILKSVHPSPLSAHRGFFGSKPFSKTNNYLKSKNIKEINW; encoded by the coding sequence TTGAAAAAAAAAATAAGATTACCAAAAGGATGGAAAGAGAAATTAGCAGATGAATTTGAAAAAGAATATATGCTTAAAATCAAACAGTTCTTATTAGATTCATATAATTCTGGTAAGGAAATTTATCCCAAAAAATCTGAAATATTTAATGCTTTCAATTATTGTGATTTTAAAGATGTAAAAGTAGTTATTTTAGGGCAGGATCCTTACCATGGTCCCGGTCAGGCAAATGGACTTTGCTTTTCAGTTAATGATGATATTTCAAATCCTCCTTCTCTAACAAATATTCTAAAGGAGCTAAAAAAAGATTTATCTTATGAAAAAAAAAATCAAACAGGAAATTTAAAAAACTGGGCTGAGCAAGGTGTTTTTCTACTCAATACAACTCTAACAGTAGAAAAAAATAAACCTTTATCACATAGTAAAATTGGATGGGATATATTCACAGATAAAGTGATAGAAATATTAAATAAACATAAAAAAAATTTAGTTTTCATACTATGGGGCAATCATGCTCAAAAAAAGATAGAAAAAATAGATGTTTGTGATCACTTGATTTTGAAATCTGTACACCCATCCCCTTTATCTGCTCACAGAGGATTTTTTGGTAGTAAGCCTTTTTCAAAAACTAACAATTATCTGAAGTCAAAAAATATTAAAGAAATTAATTGGTAA